A window of Rattus norvegicus strain BN/NHsdMcwi chromosome 14, GRCr8, whole genome shotgun sequence contains these coding sequences:
- the Ube2d2b gene encoding ubiquitin-conjugating enzyme E2 D2B, producing the protein MALKRIHKELNDLAQDPPAQCSAGPVGEDMFHWQATIMGPNDSPYQGGAFFLTIDFPTEYPFKPPKVEFTTRIYHPNVNSNGSICLDILRSQWSPALTISKVLLSISSLLCDPNPDDPLVPEIAQIYKTDRDKYNRTAREWTQKYAM; encoded by the coding sequence ATGGCTTTGAAGAGAATCCACAAGGAACTGAACGACCTGGCGCAGGATCCCCCAGCACAGTGTTCAGCAGGTCCTGTCGGGGAAGATATGTTCCATTGGCAAGCTACAATCATGGGGCCAAATGACAGTCCCTACCAGGGTGGAGCATTTTTCTTGACAATTGATTTCCCAACAGAGTACCCCTTCAAACCACCTAAGGTTGAATTTACAACAAGAATTTATCATCCAAATGTTAACAGTAATGGCAGCATTTGTCTTGATATTCTTCGGTCACAGTGGTCTCCAGCACTAACTATTTCAAAAGTACTTTTGTCCATCAGTTCTCTGTTGTGTGATCCCAATCCCGATGATCCCTTAGTGCCTGAGATTGCTCAGATCTACAAAACAGATAGAGACAAGTACAACAGAACAGCTCGGGAATGGACTCAGAAGTATGCCATGTGA